The Nocardia sp. NBC_01329 sequence GCAGGAGCGCTACGACCGGCTGATCGCGCTGCAGGAACAGGTCTGCCTGGAAGCCAACCGCGCTCTGGTCGGCACCGAGGTCGAACTGCTGGTGGCCGACGGCGCGGGTAAGAAGAACGCGGCGACAGCCCGGATGAGCGGCCGGGCCCGGGACGGGCGACTGGTGCATTTCCGTCCCGACGGAACCGCCGCACCGATTCGCCCGGGCGACCTGGTCACCGTCGAGGTGACCGGAGCGGCACCGCACCACCTGGTCGCGGACGCCGGGATCCGGGACCACCGCCGGACCCGGGCCGGTGACGCACACGAGGCCGGGACCACCCCGAAGACCGCTCCCATCGGTGTGGGGCTGGGGCTGCCGCGGATCGGGGCGCCCGCGGCGGAACCGGTCGCCTCGGGCTGTGCCTCCGGATGCGGGATATGAGCGGGACCGGGGACAAGGATCGCGGCGACCAGGACCGTTCGCCGGAGGAAGGCCGGGACTCGTTGCCGCCGGACGCGACGCCGGGAACCCCGGCCACGGGAGACGAATCGGGCGAGGGAGAAGAGGACGAAGTGAATCCGGCCGATACCGAGCAGTTCGAAGAATTCCGGGAAGACCTCGACGCCGTGGAACGCCGGATCGCCGGTGAGATCGACCCGGGTGTGCGGGCAATGGTTGTGGCGGTCGCGGTGTTCGCGCTGCTGGTCTCGCTGGTGCTACCCCATGCCGGTAGTGCGCGCGGCTTCGACGTTCTGCTCGGGTCCGAGGCCGCCACAGCCGAGCACATCGGTCTGCCGTCCCGGATCTTCGTCTGGTTCGTGCTGGTCTTCGGGATCGGGTTCTCATTGCTGGCCCTGATGACCCGGCGCTGGGTACTGGCGTGGATCGCCGTGGCCGGGTCGGCGATCGCGAGCGCGTTCGGGGTGTTCTCGATCTGGCACCGGCAGACCCCTGGGCTGAACAATTATGTGGGGGCCGGGCCGGGGATCGGGCTGATGCTGGGCACGCTCGCGATCATGGTGCTGACCTTCCACTGGGTGAAGGTCGTGTGGAGCCGGACCTCGCTGCAGCTGGCGGCGGAGGAACAGCGGCGGATCGCTGCGGCCCGCGACGAGGAACGGCAGCGGCGCGAACGGTTCGGCGAGGACTGAGACGGCATACAGGTCCGTCCGCCGCAACCCGCTGGGCAGCGACGGACGGATCGGTGAGGTCGGGGCCGATCAGAGGTTGCTGACAGCGCCCTCCGCCGCCTCGGCCCATTCCCGCCACTGCTGGGCCTGGGCGAGAGCTTTCTCCGCATCCCGGGTTTTACCGGCGGCAGTGGCCTTCGCGGCCTGCTCCTCGAACTGGGCCTCCCGCTCGCGGAACTGGGCCGCGCGGGCGAGGGCTTCCGGATCGGTGCGGCGCCACTGGGCGTCGGCAGCCTGCCGGACCCGCTTCTCCAGCGCGCGCAGCCGGCTTTCGAGCTCGTGCATCCGCTCGCGGGGGACCTTGCCGAGGGCGTCCCAGCGTTCCTGCAGATCACGCAGTGCGGCCCGGGCGCCTTCGAGATCGGTATCGGGGTCGATCGCCGGTTCGTAGCTGCTCAGCAGCTCTTCCTTGGCAACCGCGTTATCGGCGAACTCCGCGTCGCGTTCGTTCGCCGATGCATTGCGTGCGGCGAAGAAGACGTCCTGGGCGCTCTTGAACCGGCGCCACAGCGCCTCGTCGGCCTCCCGAGGTGCCCGGCCCGCGTTCTTCCATTCGACCAGCAGCTCCCGGAAGACCGCGGCAGTGGCGGGCCAATCGGTGGATCCCGACAGTTCCTCGGCCTGCACGCACAGTTCTTCCTTACGGGACTTGGCGGCAGCGCGCTCCCGGTCCAGTTCGGCGAAATGTGCGCCTCGGCGGCGGTTGAAGGCCTCGCGGGCCTTCGAGTACCGGCGCCAGAGGGCGTCGTCGACCTTGCGGTCGACACCGCGGATGGTCTTCCACTCGTCCAGGATTTCGCGCAACCGGTCGCCCGCGGCCTTCCACTGGCTGGATTCGGCGGCGATCTGCTCGGCTTCGGCAGCGAGCGCTTCCTTGCGTTCGGTGTGCTCGTGCCGGGTGCGTTCCTTTTCCTCTTTGGCCTGGGCAGCGGCCTCGTCGGAGTGTTCGGCGATCGCGCCCAGCCGAGCAGCCAGGCCCTCGATATCGCCGATGACCGCCGCCGTCGGCAGCGTTTCGGCGAGAGTGATCGCCGCGGCCTTGGT is a genomic window containing:
- a CDS encoding Rv2732c family membrane protein, whose product is MSGTGDKDRGDQDRSPEEGRDSLPPDATPGTPATGDESGEGEEDEVNPADTEQFEEFREDLDAVERRIAGEIDPGVRAMVVAVAVFALLVSLVLPHAGSARGFDVLLGSEAATAEHIGLPSRIFVWFVLVFGIGFSLLALMTRRWVLAWIAVAGSAIASAFGVFSIWHRQTPGLNNYVGAGPGIGLMLGTLAIMVLTFHWVKVVWSRTSLQLAAEEQRRIAAARDEERQRRERFGED
- a CDS encoding DUF349 domain-containing protein encodes the protein MTHSNGTAKPGPGKPGRPSSVPKPGNRPKPGESHPSPAAMKTSAPATEHPHPVILPSATDPSRWGRVDEDGTAWVKTSEGERIVGSWQAGNAAEGLEHFGRRFDDLATEVALLEARLAAGTDARKTKAAAITLAETLPTAAVIGDIEGLAARLGAIAEHSDEAAAQAKEEKERTRHEHTERKEALAAEAEQIAAESSQWKAAGDRLREILDEWKTIRGVDRKVDDALWRRYSKAREAFNRRRGAHFAELDRERAAAKSRKEELCVQAEELSGSTDWPATAAVFRELLVEWKNAGRAPREADEALWRRFKSAQDVFFAARNASANERDAEFADNAVAKEELLSSYEPAIDPDTDLEGARAALRDLQERWDALGKVPRERMHELESRLRALEKRVRQAADAQWRRTDPEALARAAQFREREAQFEEQAAKATAAGKTRDAEKALAQAQQWREWAEAAEGAVSNL